CTTTGATTGTTGCATCCTCccccatttaattttttattaaaacttaCAGTCTATAGTATTACTGAAAATCAGGCGGTCTTCTCGTTTTTCTTTGTTATTTTGGTTAACAGAATGGTAAAACTAGCTAATTTTGATTTATGTGATTAAACAAGCTACTGAAGGATAAGATCTACATCTATTGAAATCTAGTTCATAGGCAAGCATGGGAGCTGTTGATGCTAATATACCCAGCACCATCATGTATTTTTTACACTAAAAATATCTGATCTATGATAATGTCAAacatgtttcttcttttttctttgattGCAGTGATTATGCATATCTTTTGTTCAaagtcaaaaattattttttagttcatGGTTTTTTTTGGTAGTGAAGTTAATGGCCTGATGTGAATTCCAACTGAATTTATGTTCATGGTTCAATTTACAATGTGCTTAGAAATTTCATTATTTAGCGAAGGTTTACTAGTACTGGCGATTCTGTTTGTTTCTTTGTCCATAAGGATATACAGAAAGACTATAATAGATTATGGTTAGTTACCCAATTTTTTGAGCTTTTATCTTGCCTTTGTAGGTCCTGTGGAGCTTGGTTCAGCTGGCGTTTCAATTACAATATTTAACAATATATCAAAGTTGTTTAATATGCCTCTTCTTAGTGTTGCGACTTCTTTTGTTGCAGAAGACATTGCCAAGAATGCAAAACATTCACCTTTAGGTAAATTTAAACTTATGTTCTGTGGACATCAGATGCATATTCATGTATGACAAGGACTTGTTTAGTCTTTTCCTCCCTTTTTATTATTCTTATGCATGAAGGATCATAACTAAGTGCCCATTTCTTTTTTTAAGTGTTTGATATGTGTTTGGCATGGTTGAGTTGGGTTTATGTATGAGTCTAAGCAAGAGACTTTTAAACTGCTGAACATGGGTAATTAGACATGTGGTCGACATGTTTGGCTGCAAATCTAATGGTAAGCTTTTGATGCAGAAAAGGGTATTCAAAGAAACAACACAAATGGTAAACCTGCTGTTGTGGTGACTGAAAGAAAGCAATTATCATCTGTGTCTACAGCCTTAGTGTTAGCTATTGGCATTGGGATCTTTGAAGCAGTAGCCCTGTCTTTGGGATGTGGACCTTTTCTCAATTTGATGGGCATACCATTGGTGAGTTTTGCACGATTACTTTGTGACTCAGGGAATCGCACTCCCATGCATCTGTCCCTGCCCGAATAGAAAGTCAGTTCATTGCCTAATTCCGGAAGCTGTATATGGTTTACTGAATTATatcttaaaatgcaaaaatactGCTTCTGGATGGAATATCAAGATGCATACAGTATTTGGGCTAAGTGCAGCTTGTCAAActttttaacaaaattttcTTGTTGATCAATTTCTGAACAGCATTCACCGATGCGCATACTTGCAGAACAATTTCTTTTACTAAGAGCTCTTGGTGCTCCTGCATTTGTAGTGTCTTTGGCTCTTCAAGGCGTTTTCAGAGGCTTCAAGGATACAAAAACTCCTGTGTATTGTCTAGGCAAGTCTTCTGTCTAATTTCTGAGTGTAAAAAGTTGCAAGTATTGGAACCTCATTTTTTTCTGTTATTAAAATTTTCCCAAAAGTTGTGTCACATGCTATATTATATGTACACTTTCCATTTATGCTATGTTCCAAATTTGGTATTTATTCTACCAGCAAAAACAGCTTTGTTTGTTTACATTGGGAATTATTACAATTAGAAGAAAAATTATTACGAACATATGTTAATAAGTGGGATATGGACTTCTGTCGTGATGAGCAAAATTTTACTAACCATATATTTGCACAGCAAAAGATGCTATACTTCAAGACTTGGGAGGTCTTGCTCTTTGATTCTCAGCTATGATTTAACCACTCTTTGAGTACCCTTATTCACAGTGACCCTGGTTTTAGCCATGTCTTCATGGAACTTTATTATCATGGAGTATTTGAAACTCTCTTTTGCATACAGGAAAGTCGCCATCTAGATTTTTTTTGGTTCTTAAATGAGCAAGCAGTTGACATTGAATCGGTTGCCTTGGTTGTTTAATCAATTAGAAAATTTCTTTTTTGAAGAATATGCAGACAAGAACTATTATTATATAGAATGTAGTTTCTCCCTTTGATTGTTGCTCCTCCTCTCTTCCCTCTTCAATTGCTTTTGTTAAAAGCTGCATTTATCTTCTcttctattttaatttgaaaatgaattCCTTCCTGTTAATCTTTTTTAGCTATCTTATTTTCCTTCCTCTGCATGCAGGTCTGGGTAATTTATCAGCCATCTTTTTATTTCCAATACTGATGTATACATTTAAATTGGGTGTAAATGGTGCTGCTATTTCCACTGTCATATCTCAGTATGTCCTCAAAATATTAGATCCCTttctaaaacatttattttaacttttatatatCTGTACTAATTGTGCTAATAGTTTTATGTTGTAGATATTTAGTTGCCTTCTTAATGATTTGGCATTTAAATAAGAGGGCTATATTGCTGCCCCCAAAGCTGGGAGACCTGCAATTCGGCGTCTATATGAAATCGGGTGAGTTTTTTACTTTCAACTTTTATTATTCCCTTCTTTTAAAAGAATGATTCTTGTAACTATATGGGACAATGCAATACAATGTACAATTATAACCGTTGATTGGttggatcattttgaatatagCTATTTGACTTTCAGGTGTATGTTCAGTACGTTATTGATATCTTCTGGTATTGAGATTCTGCCTGTTATCCTTACACTTATTGAGATCTTATAGGTGGTTTTCTCATTGGGAGAACTCTTGCTGTTTTAGTAACAACAACATTAGCTACTTCAATGGCTGCGCGCCAAGGTCCTGTAGCGATGGCTGCACATCAGATATGCATGCAAGTATGGTTGGCTGTATCTCTTCTTACAGATGCACTGGCTGCATCTGGGCAGGTAGGAGCTCTCTTCATTAATGATCATCAATAAATTATAGCTGCCTGTATCTTATCCTTAAATCCAATTTTGGTCGTTCATTTAATATCTATCTATCGTACGGAGGGCTTCGGAATCtttctgttttaaaaaattctaaGTATGATATTTTGAATTGTAGGGTACTCATGAAGAAAATATTCTCACACAGGAATTATCTTAtgctaatttttaatttggccGATGTAATGAATCTTCCTATAAAATGCTGTGATTTACGGCTGACCTATGTATATTATGTGCTTCATCTTACACATGCTTACCTATCAATGTTGTCTTCACGATGTCTGACATGCTATCTGTTTTCTAGGCTCTAATAGCGAGTTTTTCGTCAAAAGGCGACTATAAAAATGTCAAAGACATTACGAACTTTGTGTTGAAGGTTTCATTTCTCTCcctttcatttgatttttgagTTTGACTGTTCAAATATTATAGCTTGttagataattattttgatattattagaTGCTATATTCTTGATTTTGCTTACAGCTTGcctttatgtttttgtttagaTTGGTCTGCTGACTGGTGTTACCTTGGCTGCAATTCTTGGTGTATCTTTTGGTTCCATGGCCACATTGTTTACCAAGGATGCTGAAGTATTAGGAATTGTCAGAACTGGAATACTGGTCTGtgaaattatttcaatttaaatgtaTATAATTTCTGGAAAGGCTCTGCATTATACTGATTTGATCTAAAATATTCCAGTTCGTCAGTGCAAGCCAGCCTTTGAATGCTCTGGCTTTTATTTTTGATGGTCTTCACTATGGTATCTCTGACTTTGCATATGCAGCCCGCTCTATGGTGAGCTTGAACCTTGCGCTGTTTCCATGTCCTCTTCTGATTTTTAACTTCGTTTCTACTTTATGTCCCTGCTTTCAATTAATCTAACATCAATAATTATCTACAGATGTTGGTTGGAGCAATATCTTCAGGC
This window of the Mercurialis annua linkage group LG5, ddMerAnnu1.2, whole genome shotgun sequence genome carries:
- the LOC126682217 gene encoding protein DETOXIFICATION 45, chloroplastic translates to MATRLFSGSGSSLCGGLSGSSRSGEHKGGVVKGSRRFLLRCLTDIVPKRLACKDGIVSNSFMYAKCIHSSSPLVTRRRKPHFEVVYNQSSSGYGVESTDLQERSVPSEDESDMDSLIDGESSRVKIDEPHSSDPKHELLMLSLPALAGQAIDPLVQLMETAYIGRLGPVELGSAGVSITIFNNISKLFNMPLLSVATSFVAEDIAKNAKHSPLEKGIQRNNTNGKPAVVVTERKQLSSVSTALVLAIGIGIFEAVALSLGCGPFLNLMGIPLHSPMRILAEQFLLLRALGAPAFVVSLALQGVFRGFKDTKTPVYCLGLGNLSAIFLFPILMYTFKLGVNGAAISTVISQYLVAFLMIWHLNKRAILLPPKLGDLQFGVYMKSGGFLIGRTLAVLVTTTLATSMAARQGPVAMAAHQICMQVWLAVSLLTDALAASGQALIASFSSKGDYKNVKDITNFVLKIGLLTGVTLAAILGVSFGSMATLFTKDAEVLGIVRTGILFVSASQPLNALAFIFDGLHYGISDFAYAARSMMLVGAISSGFLLYAPSKFGLYGVWSGLALFMGLRTVAGYIRILSKSGPWWFLHKDLHSIQLAS